The proteins below are encoded in one region of Mycobacterium shinjukuense:
- the ddn gene encoding deazaflavin-dependent nitroreductase Ddn: MPKSPPRFLNSPLSDFLIKWMSRVNTWMYRRNDGEGLGGTFQKIPVALLTTTGRKTGEPRVNPLYFLRDGDRVIVAASKGGAARNPMWYLNLKTNPKVQVQIKKEVLDLTARDATDEERAKYWPQLVTMYPSYEDYQSWTDRTIPIVVCEP, from the coding sequence ATGCCGAAATCACCGCCACGGTTTCTGAATTCGCCGCTCAGCGATTTCCTCATCAAGTGGATGTCACGTGTCAATACCTGGATGTACCGCCGCAACGACGGGGAGGGTCTGGGAGGCACCTTCCAGAAAATTCCGGTCGCCCTGCTGACCACCACGGGCCGCAAGACCGGCGAGCCGCGGGTCAACCCGCTGTATTTTCTGCGCGACGGAGACCGGGTCATCGTCGCGGCCTCCAAGGGCGGCGCCGCGAGGAACCCGATGTGGTACCTCAACCTCAAGACCAACCCCAAGGTTCAGGTGCAGATCAAAAAGGAAGTGCTGGACCTTACCGCGCGGGACGCGACCGACGAGGAGCGCGCCAAGTACTGGCCGCAGTTGGTCACGATGTACCCAAGCTACGAGGACTACCAATCCTGGACCGACCGCACAATCCCGATCGTCGTCTGCGAACCCTGA
- a CDS encoding cytochrome P450 yields the protein MPSPNLPPGFDFTDPDIYAERLPVEEFAELRAKAPIWWNAQATGKGGGFHDGGFWAVTKLKDVKEVSLRSDVFSSWQNGAIPRFNNDIAREDIEVQRNVMLNMDAPHHTRLRKIISRGFTPRAIGRLRAELDERAQTIAREAAAAGSGDFVEQVSCELPLQAIAGLLGVPQEDRGKLFHWSNEMTGTEDPEYAHIDPKMSSAELIGYAMKMAEERAKNPGDDIVTKLIQADIDGEKLSDDEFGFFVVMLAVAGNETTRNSITQGMMAFADHPDQWELYKNERPETAADEIVRWATPVTCFQRTALEDYELSGVQIKKGQRVLLFYRSANFDEEVFGDPFTFNIMRNPNPHVGFGGTGAHYCIGANLARMTINLIFNAVADHMPNLKPISAPERLRSGWLNGIKHWQVDYTGGNPAQVGARCPVAR from the coding sequence GTGCCCAGCCCCAACCTTCCTCCCGGGTTCGATTTCACCGACCCCGACATCTACGCCGAACGGCTGCCGGTCGAGGAATTCGCCGAGCTGAGAGCCAAAGCGCCGATCTGGTGGAACGCCCAGGCCACCGGCAAGGGCGGCGGCTTCCACGACGGCGGCTTCTGGGCGGTGACCAAACTGAAGGACGTCAAGGAGGTGTCGCTGCGCAGCGATGTGTTCTCCAGCTGGCAAAACGGCGCGATCCCGCGGTTCAACAACGACATCGCCCGCGAGGACATCGAAGTTCAGCGCAACGTCATGCTCAACATGGACGCGCCACACCACACCCGGCTGCGCAAGATCATCTCCCGCGGTTTCACGCCGCGGGCCATCGGACGGCTGCGTGCCGAGCTCGACGAGCGTGCGCAGACGATTGCCCGGGAGGCGGCGGCCGCTGGTTCCGGCGACTTCGTCGAGCAGGTGTCCTGCGAGCTGCCGTTGCAGGCGATCGCGGGTTTGCTCGGTGTGCCGCAGGAGGACCGCGGCAAGCTGTTCCACTGGTCGAACGAGATGACCGGCACCGAGGATCCGGAGTACGCCCACATCGACCCGAAGATGTCGTCGGCCGAGCTGATCGGCTATGCGATGAAGATGGCCGAAGAACGGGCCAAGAATCCCGGCGACGACATCGTCACAAAGCTGATCCAAGCCGACATCGACGGTGAGAAGCTCTCCGACGACGAGTTCGGCTTCTTCGTGGTGATGCTCGCGGTGGCAGGCAACGAGACCACCCGAAACTCGATCACGCAGGGCATGATGGCATTCGCCGACCACCCCGATCAGTGGGAGCTGTACAAGAACGAGCGTCCCGAGACCGCCGCCGACGAGATCGTCCGCTGGGCCACCCCGGTCACCTGTTTCCAGCGCACCGCCCTGGAAGACTACGAGCTGTCCGGCGTGCAAATCAAGAAGGGCCAACGGGTCCTGCTGTTTTACCGGTCGGCCAACTTCGACGAAGAGGTTTTCGGGGATCCGTTCACGTTCAACATCATGCGGAACCCCAACCCGCACGTCGGGTTCGGCGGCACCGGCGCGCATTACTGCATCGGCGCCAACCTGGCCCGGATGACCATCAACCTGATCTTCAACGCGGTGGCCGACCACATGCCGAATCTGAAGCCGATCTCGGCGCCCGAGCGACTGCGGTCGGGTTGGCTCAACGGCATCAAGCATTGGCAGGTCGACTACACCGGCGGCAATCCCGCGCAAGTCGGTGCCCGCTGCCCGGTCGCTCGGTGA
- a CDS encoding acyl-CoA dehydrogenase family protein, with protein sequence MDFDLSAEQQAVADVVTSVLQRDNSWAALVDGGVTALPVPERLGGDGVGLPEVATLLTEVGRHGAVTPALATLGLGVVPLLDLATDEQQDRYLAGVSKGAVLTAALNEPGVALPDRPSTAYHHGRLSGTKLGVGYAEQADWLIVTTAEAVVVVSPKASGVRLVRTPTSNGSDEYVVTFDDVAVADSDVLVGAAAHRVNRLALAVIGAYADGLVAGALRLTADYVANRRQFGKPLSTFQTVAAQLAEVYIASRTIDLVAKSVIWRLADGREADPQTSQDLDVLGYWLTSQAPPAMQICHHLHGGMGMDVSYPMHRYYSTIKDLTRLLGGPSLRLELLGARCSST encoded by the coding sequence ATGGATTTCGATCTCAGCGCCGAACAACAGGCTGTTGCCGATGTGGTCACGTCGGTGCTGCAGCGGGATAACTCCTGGGCGGCTCTGGTGGACGGGGGTGTGACGGCACTGCCCGTGCCGGAGCGGCTGGGAGGCGACGGTGTGGGCCTGCCCGAGGTGGCGACGCTGCTCACGGAGGTTGGTCGCCACGGTGCCGTCACACCGGCCCTGGCCACGCTGGGACTTGGCGTGGTGCCGTTGCTCGATCTGGCAACCGACGAGCAGCAGGACCGTTACCTCGCCGGGGTCTCCAAGGGCGCGGTGCTGACCGCGGCGCTCAACGAGCCCGGGGTGGCGTTGCCGGACCGGCCGTCGACCGCCTACCACCACGGTCGACTGTCGGGCACCAAGCTCGGTGTCGGGTATGCCGAACAAGCGGATTGGCTGATCGTGACCACCGCCGAGGCGGTCGTGGTGGTATCGCCGAAGGCCAGCGGTGTGCGACTGGTGCGCACACCGACGTCGAACGGCTCCGACGAGTACGTGGTGACCTTCGACGACGTCGCGGTTGCCGATTCCGACGTGCTGGTGGGTGCGGCGGCGCATCGGGTCAACCGGCTGGCGCTGGCGGTGATCGGCGCTTACGCCGACGGGCTGGTGGCCGGGGCGCTGCGGCTCACCGCCGACTACGTGGCCAACCGCAGGCAGTTCGGTAAACCCTTGTCGACCTTCCAGACGGTGGCGGCCCAGCTGGCCGAGGTTTATATCGCTTCGCGCACTATCGATTTGGTGGCCAAGTCGGTTATTTGGCGACTGGCCGATGGTCGCGAAGCCGACCCGCAAACCAGCCAAGACCTGGACGTCCTCGGGTACTGGCTGACGTCACAGGCGCCGCCGGCGATGCAGATCTGCCATCACCTGCATGGTGGCATGGGGATGGACGTCAGCTATCCGATGCACCGGTACTACTCCACGATCAAAGACCTGACCCGGCTGCTGGGCGGGCCTTCGCTGCGTCTTGAGCTCCTGGGAGCGCGATGTTCATCGACCTGA
- the fadE29 gene encoding acyl-CoA dehydrogenase FadE29, whose protein sequence is MFIDLTPEQRQLQAEIREYFSDLISFDERTEMEKDRHGPAYRAVIRRMGRDGKLGVGWPKEFGGLGFGPIEQQIFVNEAHRADVPLPAVTLQTVGPTLQAYGSEMQKKKFLPAILAGEVHFAIGYTEPEAGTDLASLRTTAVRDGDHYIVNGQKVFTTGAHDADYIWLACRTDPHAVKHKGISILIVDTKDPGYSWTPIILSDGAHHTNATYYNDVRVSVDMLVGKENDGWRLITTQLNNERVMLGPAGRFAAIYDRVHAWACQPGGDGVTPIDHHDVQRALGEIRSIWRINELLNWQVAAAGEHINVADAAATKVFGTERVQYVGRLAEEIVGRYGNPAEPDTAELLRWLDVQTKRNLVITFGGGVNEVMREMIAASGLKVPRVPR, encoded by the coding sequence ATGTTCATCGACCTGACCCCCGAGCAGCGGCAGCTGCAGGCCGAGATACGGGAATACTTTTCGGATCTGATCTCGTTCGACGAGCGCACGGAGATGGAGAAGGACCGGCACGGCCCGGCCTACCGCGCGGTGATCCGCCGGATGGGTCGTGACGGCAAGCTGGGGGTGGGGTGGCCAAAAGAGTTTGGCGGCTTGGGCTTCGGGCCGATCGAGCAGCAGATCTTTGTCAACGAGGCTCATCGAGCCGATGTGCCGCTGCCCGCCGTGACGCTGCAGACGGTGGGTCCCACCCTGCAGGCGTACGGCAGCGAGATGCAGAAGAAGAAGTTCCTGCCGGCGATCCTGGCCGGTGAGGTCCACTTCGCGATCGGCTACACCGAGCCCGAGGCGGGGACCGATCTGGCGTCGTTGCGCACCACCGCGGTTCGTGACGGCGACCATTACATCGTCAACGGTCAGAAGGTCTTCACCACCGGCGCACATGATGCCGACTACATCTGGCTGGCCTGCCGCACCGACCCGCACGCCGTAAAACACAAGGGCATTTCGATTCTGATCGTCGACACCAAGGACCCCGGTTACTCCTGGACTCCGATCATTTTGTCCGATGGTGCCCACCACACCAATGCCACGTATTACAACGACGTGCGGGTGTCGGTCGACATGCTGGTCGGCAAGGAGAACGACGGCTGGCGGCTGATCACCACCCAGCTCAACAACGAACGGGTCATGTTGGGCCCGGCGGGCCGGTTCGCCGCCATCTACGACAGGGTGCACGCGTGGGCGTGCCAGCCGGGTGGTGACGGGGTGACCCCGATCGACCACCACGACGTCCAGCGCGCCCTGGGCGAGATCCGTTCCATCTGGCGAATCAACGAGTTGCTCAATTGGCAAGTGGCCGCCGCCGGCGAGCACATCAACGTCGCCGACGCCGCGGCAACGAAAGTGTTTGGCACCGAGCGGGTTCAGTACGTCGGGCGGCTCGCCGAGGAGATCGTCGGCAGGTACGGCAATCCCGCCGAGCCGGACACCGCCGAGCTGCTGCGCTGGCTGGACGTGCAGACCAAGCGCAACCTGGTGATCACATTCGGTGGGGGAGTGAACGAAGTCATGCGTGAGATGATCGCCGCGTCGGGTCTCAAGGTCCCCCGGGTGCCGCGATGA
- a CDS encoding bifunctional MaoC family dehydratase N-terminal/OB-fold nucleic acid binding domain-containing protein, translating into MSDIREGVAQIKAAGPSKPRLGRDPVNQPMINNWVEAIGDRNPIYCDDAAARAAGHPGIVAPPAMIQVWTMIGLGGVRAEDDPLPPIIRLFDDAGYVGVVATNCEQIYHRYLRPGEHVSITAELGDVVGPKQTALGEGWFINQHILWQVGDEDVAEMNWRILKFKPAGSAGSVPADLDPDAMMRPVWSRDTAFFWGGVRAHELRIQRLADGSLRHPPVPVVWQDKSAQIEYVVSSGRGTVFSFVVHHAPKVPGRSLPFVVALVELEEGVRMLGELRNVDPAQVEIGMPVRATYIDFPAGKAGPEWSLYAWEPDA; encoded by the coding sequence ATGAGCGATATCCGGGAGGGGGTCGCGCAGATCAAGGCGGCCGGACCCAGCAAGCCGCGGTTGGGCCGCGACCCGGTGAACCAGCCGATGATCAACAACTGGGTGGAGGCCATCGGCGATCGCAACCCCATCTATTGCGACGATGCGGCGGCGCGCGCCGCCGGCCATCCCGGAATCGTGGCGCCACCGGCGATGATTCAGGTGTGGACGATGATCGGCCTGGGTGGCGTCCGGGCGGAGGACGACCCGCTGCCGCCCATCATCCGGTTGTTCGACGATGCCGGTTATGTCGGTGTGGTCGCCACCAACTGCGAGCAGATCTACCACCGCTATCTGCGGCCCGGCGAGCACGTCAGCATCACCGCCGAGCTCGGTGACGTGGTGGGACCCAAGCAGACCGCGCTTGGTGAGGGCTGGTTCATCAACCAACACATCTTGTGGCAGGTCGGGGACGAGGATGTAGCCGAGATGAATTGGCGCATCCTGAAATTCAAGCCGGCGGGATCTGCTGGCTCGGTGCCGGCGGATCTGGACCCCGACGCCATGATGCGCCCAGTCTGGTCGCGGGACACCGCCTTCTTCTGGGGGGGTGTCCGGGCGCATGAGTTGCGGATCCAACGGCTTGCCGACGGCAGCCTGCGGCATCCGCCGGTACCGGTTGTGTGGCAGGACAAATCGGCACAGATCGAGTATGTGGTGTCCAGCGGTCGCGGCACGGTGTTCAGTTTCGTCGTCCATCATGCGCCGAAAGTGCCGGGCCGCTCGCTGCCGTTCGTCGTCGCGTTGGTTGAACTCGAAGAAGGTGTGCGCATGCTGGGCGAGCTGCGCAACGTCGATCCAGCCCAGGTGGAGATCGGAATGCCGGTTCGCGCAACCTATATCGACTTTCCGGCCGGGAAGGCCGGCCCGGAGTGGAGTCTGTACGCGTGGGAGCCGGACGCATGA
- a CDS encoding MaoC family dehydratase — translation MSNPVVEVGTTLPELQLYGDPTFIVSTALATRDFQDVHHDRDKAQAQGSKDIFVNILTDTGLVQRYVTDWAGPSALIKSIGLRLGVPWYAYDTVTFSGEVTAVDDGLITVKVLGRNSLGDHVIATVTLTIGGA, via the coding sequence ATGAGTAACCCTGTTGTGGAAGTGGGCACCACGCTGCCCGAGCTCCAGCTGTATGGTGACCCCACGTTTATCGTTTCGACGGCGTTGGCCACGCGCGACTTCCAGGACGTCCACCATGATCGGGACAAGGCGCAGGCCCAGGGGTCGAAGGACATTTTCGTCAACATCCTCACCGATACCGGCTTGGTGCAGCGCTACGTCACCGACTGGGCCGGGCCGTCGGCGCTGATCAAGTCGATTGGGCTTCGGTTGGGGGTACCGTGGTATGCCTACGACACGGTGACCTTCTCCGGCGAGGTGACCGCGGTCGACGATGGGTTGATCACGGTAAAGGTGTTGGGCCGCAACAGCCTTGGTGACCACGTCATCGCGACGGTGACGCTGACGATCGGGGGAGCCTAG
- a CDS encoding lipid-transfer protein: MFSGRAAIVGIGATDFSKDSGRSELRLAAEAVLDALDDAGLSPTDVDGLTTFTMDTNTEIAVARATGIGELTFFSKIHYGGGAACATVQHAAMAVATGAADVVVAYRAFNERSGMRFGQVQARLAGSADAQADSTAVDNSFSYPHGLSTPAAQVAMIARRYMHLSGATSRDFGAVSVADRKHAANNPMAYFYGKPITIEDHQNSRWIAEPLRLLDCCQETDGAVAIVVTSAARGRDLKQRPVIIEAAAQGSSPDQYTMASYYRPELGLPEMGLVGRQLWAQSGLTPTDIQTAVLYDHFTPFTLIQLEELGFCGRGEAKDFIADGAIEVGGRLPINTHGGQLGEAYIHGMNGIAEGVRQLRGTSVNPVPGVEHVLVTAGTGVPTSGLILG; encoded by the coding sequence GTGTTTTCGGGCCGAGCCGCCATCGTCGGCATAGGCGCCACCGATTTCTCCAAGGACTCCGGCCGCAGCGAGCTGCGGCTGGCGGCGGAGGCGGTGCTGGACGCGCTCGACGACGCCGGCTTGAGCCCGACCGACGTCGACGGGTTGACCACGTTCACGATGGACACCAACACCGAAATCGCCGTCGCACGTGCCACCGGCATCGGCGAGCTGACGTTCTTCTCCAAGATCCACTACGGCGGCGGCGCCGCCTGCGCGACCGTCCAGCATGCGGCGATGGCCGTGGCCACCGGGGCCGCCGACGTGGTGGTGGCGTATCGGGCATTCAACGAGCGCTCCGGGATGCGGTTCGGTCAGGTGCAGGCGCGGCTGGCCGGAAGTGCCGACGCTCAGGCTGATTCAACAGCTGTCGACAATTCGTTCTCGTATCCGCACGGGCTTTCGACCCCGGCGGCGCAGGTCGCCATGATCGCCAGGCGGTACATGCACCTGTCCGGCGCGACCAGCCGGGACTTTGGCGCGGTGTCGGTGGCCGACCGCAAGCACGCCGCCAACAACCCCATGGCGTACTTCTACGGCAAGCCGATAACCATTGAGGACCACCAGAATTCGCGGTGGATCGCCGAGCCGTTGCGACTGCTGGACTGTTGCCAGGAGACGGACGGCGCGGTCGCGATCGTGGTGACCTCGGCTGCGCGCGGGCGTGACCTGAAACAGCGGCCGGTGATCATCGAGGCGGCGGCGCAGGGGTCGAGCCCCGACCAGTACACGATGGCCAGCTACTACCGGCCGGAGCTGGGGCTGCCGGAGATGGGTCTGGTGGGTCGGCAGCTGTGGGCGCAGTCGGGGTTGACGCCGACCGACATCCAGACCGCGGTGTTGTACGACCATTTCACCCCGTTCACCCTGATTCAGTTGGAGGAGTTGGGATTTTGCGGCCGGGGCGAGGCCAAGGACTTCATCGCCGACGGCGCGATCGAGGTAGGCGGGCGGCTGCCGATCAACACGCATGGCGGTCAACTCGGGGAGGCCTACATCCACGGCATGAACGGCATCGCCGAGGGGGTGCGGCAGTTGCGCGGCACCTCGGTGAACCCGGTGCCCGGCGTCGAACACGTGCTGGTCACCGCGGGGACGGGGGTGCCCACCTCGGGGCTGATCTTGGGTTAG
- a CDS encoding type II toxin-antitoxin system VapC family toxin has product MRLLDLNILIYAIDESSPRHGAARGWLEETLSGSATVAFPWHVLVGFVRLSTRATVFERPLTVDESFDIVDGWLEQPCVTVVHPTDRHAVVLRGLLAPFGTAGNLTSDAHLAALSLEHGAELCSTDIDFSRFSGVRWVDPLQT; this is encoded by the coding sequence ATGAGACTGCTCGATCTCAATATCCTCATCTATGCGATCGACGAGTCGTCACCCCGTCATGGGGCGGCACGCGGTTGGCTTGAAGAAACCTTGTCCGGTTCGGCAACCGTCGCTTTCCCGTGGCACGTCCTCGTCGGATTCGTCCGGCTATCGACGCGCGCGACGGTGTTTGAGCGGCCGTTGACGGTCGACGAGTCCTTCGACATCGTTGACGGATGGCTGGAGCAACCGTGTGTAACGGTCGTCCATCCGACGGATCGCCACGCGGTCGTCCTGCGCGGGCTGCTCGCTCCGTTTGGTACGGCGGGAAATCTAACCAGCGATGCCCATCTGGCGGCCTTGTCGCTCGAGCACGGCGCCGAACTGTGTTCCACCGATATCGATTTCAGCCGATTCTCTGGGGTGCGCTGGGTCGATCCGCTACAAACGTAG
- a CDS encoding ribbon-helix-helix domain-containing protein, translating into MLYAAMIAHHRYDCTMRTTVTLDPDVVAALRRTARERGTSFKAVLNDAVRRGLSGEPTGRRYHTPSRDLGLRAGFDIDKALALAAADEDAEVLRKLALRK; encoded by the coding sequence ATGCTCTATGCTGCCATGATTGCACACCACCGCTATGATTGCACCATGAGAACCACCGTGACGCTGGACCCCGATGTTGTCGCGGCGCTGCGGCGCACAGCCCGCGAGCGGGGAACGTCCTTCAAAGCCGTGTTGAACGATGCGGTGCGGCGCGGCTTAAGTGGCGAGCCCACCGGGCGGCGCTACCACACGCCGAGTCGCGACCTGGGACTGCGGGCGGGATTCGACATCGACAAGGCGTTGGCATTGGCCGCGGCGGACGAAGACGCAGAGGTCTTGCGCAAGCTTGCGCTTCGCAAATGA